In one window of Romboutsia hominis DNA:
- a CDS encoding MazG-like family protein, which produces MKTEKIIDFKEIKRLNLIDQKSLMERALKLSEEVGEVSQAVLSSSNVCGCGYKEKTKEDIVEECLDVIIVASSIISQSYDNEINMDEIVNIYKKKLKKWEEKCKTI; this is translated from the coding sequence ATGAAAACTGAAAAAATAATCGATTTTAAAGAAATCAAGAGATTAAATCTTATAGATCAAAAATCACTAATGGAAAGAGCTTTGAAGTTATCAGAAGAGGTTGGGGAAGTTTCCCAGGCAGTATTGAGTTCATCAAATGTATGTGGGTGTGGATACAAAGAAAAAACAAAAGAAGATATAGTTGAAGAGTGTTTAGACGTAATAATTGTAGCAAGCTCAATAATAAGCCAGAGTTATGATAATGAAATTAATATGGATGAGATAGTTAATATATATAAGAAAAAGCTTAAAAAATGGGAAGAAAAATGCAAAACTATATAA
- the uvrB gene encoding excinuclease ABC subunit UvrB, with product MEFKLKSEFKPTGDQPEAIKSIVDAINNNEKFSTLLGVTGSGKTFTMANIIKNVNKPTLILAHNKTLAAQLYSEFKEFFPENAVEYFVSYYDYYQPEAYVAHSDTYIEKDASINDEIDKLRHSATAAILERRDVIIISSVSCIYGLGDPEDYRQLMVSLRPGMEKDRDEVIKRLIDIQYERNDVNFVRGTFRVRGDILEIFPASNDEKAIRIEFFGDEIDRITEIDYVTGKMVGVRNHVVIFPASHYVTTPERIEKAIVEIEKELEERINEFKDNDKLLEAQRIDQRTRYDIEMLKEIGFCQGIENYSRHITGRKPGEKPYTLMDFFPDDYLIIVDESHVTVPQVRGMYAGDRSRKGSLIDNGFRLPSAYDNRPLNFEEFEENINQILFVTATPGPYEIQHSTTIAEQIIRPTGLLDPIIEVRPIDNQIDNLVGEINKVIEKNERVLITTLTKKMSEDLTNYLKEIGIKVKYLHSDIDTLERVEIIRDLRLGKFDVLVGINLLREGLDIPEVSLVAILDADKEGFLRSETSLIQTIGRAARNSEGKVIMYADRITRSMQSAIEETKRRREIQSLYNKENNITPTTIKKSIRDAIEATKVADEEVIYGVKETDDIDEIKANIAKLQSEMMEAAQNLQFERAAELRDKVKELEERIEINGR from the coding sequence TTGGAATTTAAATTAAAATCGGAATTTAAGCCTACGGGAGATCAGCCTGAGGCTATAAAGTCAATAGTAGATGCTATAAATAACAATGAAAAGTTTTCTACTCTTCTAGGGGTAACAGGATCTGGTAAAACCTTTACTATGGCTAATATTATAAAAAACGTAAATAAGCCAACATTGATATTAGCTCATAATAAAACATTAGCAGCTCAATTATACAGTGAATTTAAAGAGTTTTTCCCGGAGAATGCAGTAGAATACTTTGTAAGTTACTACGATTACTATCAGCCAGAAGCATACGTAGCTCATAGTGATACATATATAGAAAAAGATGCAAGTATAAATGATGAAATAGATAAGCTTAGACACTCTGCAACAGCAGCAATATTAGAAAGAAGAGATGTTATAATAATTTCATCTGTATCCTGTATATATGGATTAGGGGATCCAGAAGACTATAGACAACTTATGGTATCTCTAAGACCAGGAATGGAAAAGGATAGGGATGAAGTTATAAAGAGATTAATAGATATACAGTATGAAAGAAATGATGTTAACTTTGTTAGGGGTACTTTTAGAGTTAGAGGAGATATTTTAGAAATATTCCCTGCAAGTAATGATGAAAAGGCTATAAGAATAGAATTTTTTGGTGATGAAATTGATAGAATAACAGAAATAGATTATGTTACAGGTAAAATGGTAGGGGTGAGAAATCATGTAGTAATATTCCCGGCATCTCACTATGTAACAACACCAGAAAGAATAGAAAAAGCTATAGTTGAAATAGAAAAAGAGCTTGAAGAAAGAATAAATGAATTTAAAGACAATGATAAATTACTAGAGGCTCAAAGAATTGACCAAAGAACTAGATATGATATAGAAATGTTAAAAGAAATAGGATTCTGCCAGGGTATAGAAAATTACTCAAGACATATAACAGGCAGAAAGCCAGGAGAGAAGCCATATACATTAATGGATTTTTTCCCAGATGATTATTTAATAATAGTTGATGAATCTCATGTTACAGTACCACAAGTAAGAGGTATGTATGCCGGAGATAGATCTAGAAAAGGTTCGCTTATAGATAATGGATTTAGATTACCATCAGCTTATGATAATAGACCTTTAAATTTTGAAGAATTTGAAGAAAATATTAATCAAATACTATTTGTAACTGCAACACCAGGACCATATGAGATACAACATTCAACAACTATAGCAGAACAAATAATAAGACCAACAGGTTTACTTGATCCTATAATAGAAGTTAGACCTATAGACAATCAGATAGATAATTTAGTAGGTGAAATAAATAAGGTAATTGAAAAGAATGAAAGAGTTTTAATAACAACTCTTACTAAGAAAATGAGTGAAGATTTAACCAACTACCTTAAAGAAATTGGTATAAAGGTCAAGTATTTGCATTCAGATATAGATACTCTTGAAAGAGTAGAGATTATAAGGGATCTAAGATTAGGTAAGTTTGATGTATTAGTTGGTATAAACTTACTTAGAGAAGGATTAGATATTCCAGAAGTTTCCTTGGTGGCGATATTAGACGCAGATAAAGAAGGATTCTTGCGTTCTGAAACATCATTAATACAAACTATAGGACGTGCAGCTAGAAACTCAGAAGGTAAAGTTATAATGTATGCAGATAGAATAACTAGGTCTATGCAAAGTGCTATAGAAGAAACAAAAAGAAGAAGAGAAATACAATCACTATATAATAAAGAGAATAATATAACTCCTACAACTATTAAAAAGAGTATTAGAGATGCTATAGAAGCTACGAAAGTCGCTGATGAAGAAGTTATATACGGAGTTAAAGAAACTGATGATATAGATGAAATAAAAGCTAATATAGCTAAATTACAATCAGAGATGATGGAAGCAGCTCAAAATTTACAATTTGAAAGAGCAGCAGAACTTAGGGATAAGGTAAAAGAATTAGAAGAAAGGATAGAAATTAATGGAAGATAA